The window GTCCTGATCCGAATTTCCGCTGCCAAACGTTTGCGCGATGCCGCCGAACGTGCGGCACGTGCAGCTGGCGCGAGAAGCGTCAGTGCCGAATTGCTGGCCGATGCGCTGCTTCAGGGGGAGCGCGCATGAGGCTGACCAACACCATCCATTCTGCCCGGTCGAGGGGCAACTCCCAATCCCCGCGGATCCTCCGCGAGGATAAACCGGAGGCACATGCCTCTCGCACACCAACCAGAAATGGAGAAAAGCTATGAGTGATCCCGATGATCGCTTCGGCGTTCGGACTTACCTGACGCCCGAAGAGGCCAAGGAATTCCACAAGCTGTTCATGGCAACGTTCGTAGGCTTCGTGGCAATCGCCGTCGTCGCCCACGCGTTGGTTTGGGCCTGGAGGCCCTGGCTCGCCTAACAGTCGCGTCTTCGCTGCCAGCTTGTTCTGGCAATGAAAAAATTCAATTAATCAAGGAGATGTACCATGTGGAGAGCTTGGATGATCTACAATCCACGTACGGCAATTGTGGGACTGCATGTGTTCCTCGCCGTGCTGGCATTCACCATCCACTTCATCTTGCTGAGCACGGATACGTATAACTGGCTGGACGGCCCGAATGCGGCCAGCACAGCACAGCTTACGTCCAACTGACGCTAGCTAACGAAGTGTAACCATTCGACTGTGCGAGAGGTGCGGCTGGCGCCGCCAGTCGCGCCTCACGGTCGAAATGTTGACTAACAATTGCCCGTCATTCGGCGGGGGAGGATTGGGCTATGGCGCTCCTCAGTTTTGAGCGAAAGTATCGTGTGCGTGGCGGCACGCTGATCGGTGGAGACATGTTCGACTTCTGGGTCGGCCCGTTTTACGTGGGCCTGTTCGGGGTCATTACGGCGCTCTTCGCCACCTTGGGGACGATGCTGATATTTTACGCAGCGTCGCAGGGCCCGACCTGGAATCCGTGGCTGATCAGTATTGCGCCACCGGATCTGAGCTACGGGCTGATGATGGCCCCGCTCAAGGAAGGTGGTTTCTGGCAGATCATCACGGTCTGCGCGCTGATTTCTTTCGTCTCGTGGGCGCTGCGCGAGGTGGAGATATGCCGCAAATTGGGAATGGGTTATCACGTGCCGGTTGCGTTCGGCGTTGCCATTCTCGCCTATTTCACGCTGGTGGTGATCCGGCCCGTCCTGATGGGCGGCTGGCACTTCGGCTTCCCCTACGGGATTTTCAGCCATTTGGACTGGGTGTCCAACACCGGCTACCAATACCTCCACTTCCACTACAATCCGGCGCATATGCTGGCGGTGAGCTTCTTCTTCACCACCACGCTGGCACTGGCATTGCACGGCGCGCTGGTCCTTTCCGCCACGAACCCGGCCGCAGGCGAAGAAGTGAAGACACCCGAATATGAAGACACCTTCTTCCGCGATCTGATCGGCTATTCGGTCGGCACGCTGGGCATCCACCGCGTGGGCCTGCTGCTGGCACTGAATGCCGGTTTCTGGAGCGCGGTATGCATCGTCATCAGCGGACCATTGTGGACCAAGGGCTGGCCCGAATGGTGGACCTGGTGGCTTAACCTGCCGATCTGGTCGTGAAGGAGCACTGAGACATGGCTCAATATCAAAACATCTTCACCCAGGTTCAGCTGACCGCCGCACCGGAAATGGGTGTTCCGACAGCAGACTCCGGCCTGCATCGCACCAAGAAAGCAAGCTTCAGCCACTGGATGGGATTGATCGGACAGGCGCAGATCGGCCCGATCTACCTCGGCTGGCTCGGCGTTCTCTCGCTGGTTCTCGGCATTATCGCCTTCGAGATCATCGGGCTGAACATGCTTGCCTCGGTCAATTGGGACCCGGTGATGTTCGTGCGGAACCTGTTCTGGCTCTCGCTCGAGCCGCCGGCACCCGAATATGGCTTCTCGCTCTTCGTGCCCCTGGCAGAGGGCGGGTGGTTCATTTACGCTGGTGCCTGCCTCACCCTTTCGGTGATCCTGTGGTGGGTGCGGACATACAAGCGCGCCGCCGCTCTCGGTATGGGCAAGCACGTATGCTGGGCTTTCGCTTCCGCCATCTTCCTTTTCCTGGTGCTGGGCTTCTTCCGCCCGATGCTGATGGGCAGCTGGGCAGAGGCGGTGCCATACGGCGTATTCCCGCACCTTGACTGGACCGCCGCTTTCTCGATCCGTTACGGTAATCTGTTCTACAACCCGTTCCACGCGCTCTCGATCGTGTTCCTCTATGGCTCGGTCCTGCTCTTCGCGATGCACGGTGCGACCATTCTGGCAGTGGGCCGCTATGGCGGTGAACGCGAGATCGAGCAGATCACCGATCGGGGCACGGCATCCGAACGTGCAGCGCTGTTCTGGCGCTGGACCATGGGCTGGAACGCCTCGATGGAATCGATCCACCGCTGGGCCTGGTGGTTTGCAGTGCTGACGACGCTTACGGGCGGCATCGGCATCCTGCTGACGGGCACGGTGGTCGACAATTGGTATCTGTGGGCACAGCAGCATGGCTATGCGCCCGCCTATCCGGACACCGGCGTCATCGACCCGGCGAGCATGGGGAGTGATGGCTAATGAAAAAGCTTGCAACAATTGCCCTTGTGGCAAGTCTTCCCCTCGCTCTTGCCGCGTGTGAAGTCGCACCCAAAACGTCCGAACAGACCGGCTTTCGCGGAAGCGGCGGCAACCAGATCTATGTGAGCGACGAGACTGGGATGCCTGACGTCCCTCCGCCTCCCTATGAGCTGCCGGAGGATACCGGCGGCCCAAGGGCTTCCGAGGTCTATGAGAACGTCCAGGTGCTGGGCGATATCTCGGCGGATGAGTTCAACTATCTGATGGCAGCGATCACCGAGTGGGTCGCACCAGACGAAGGCTGCAATTACTGCCACAATCCGGCGAATATGGCGTCTGACGAGATCTATACGAAGATTGTCGCGCGCCGCATGATCCAGATGAACCAGAACATCAATCAGGAATATGGCGATCACGTCGGCCAGACCGGTGTGACCTGCTATACCTGCCATGCAGGCAACAATATCCCTGAGAATGTCTGGACGCTGCCGGAAGATGGCGGCCATCCGAGTATTGCAGGCGATCTCAATGGGCAGAACAATCCGGTCATCGGCACAGGCTATTCATCCCTGCCCGAGCATGCAGTCGCGCGATATTTGCTGAATGGCGACTCGCTGGATGGTATTCGCGTGCAATCGGCCAGCATGCATCCGACGGACAATCCTGTGACGACCATGGACGCTGAATCGACCTATTCGCTGATGGTCCATATGTCGCAGGCGCTGGGTGTGAACTGCACCTATTGCCACAACACGCAATCCTTCGGTGACTGGAGCATCTCCGGTCCGGTGCGTTCGACAGCCTGGTATGGCCTGCGCATGGTCGCCAATTCCAATGAGGAATATGTGACCCCGCTGACCGAATGGTTCCCTGACAACCGGCTTGGGCCCGCGGGTGATCCGTACAAGATCAACTGCACGACCTGCCATCAGGGTCTTCGCCGTCCGCTTGGCGGCGCGCAAATGGCTCAGGATTATCCGGCGCTTTGGAACTATCGCGGGAGCGACGGGGCGATTGCTCCGGATATGGAGCCGGATGAAGTCGAAACGCCTTAGGCCACCCGATCAGGTCGAAAAAGAACGCCGGGCCGTGAAGGTCCGGCGTTTTTGTTTGTCTGGTATGAGGCGTTGCGCCCGAAGCTATGAATTGCGGCGCGCGAGGTCTGCGAGGTGCGCGGGAAAGGACAATGCAAGAAAAGCCGCTATCCAATACCATTCCGCACCGATCAGCGCGGCGCGCAATGCGAGCAGGATGAGAGCCGCAGGTAACAGCATGAGGAAAGTATCGAGCGCGTTCCGGCCCCTTCGCCAAAGCCACACGAACTCCAGCGCCAGAACCGCGAGGACGAGGTCAACCGCGTGGCCACTGGCGAAGAACCACTCCACGCGTGATTATCCGAAGGGCGCGTTGAGTTGCACGATCTGCCAATTCAGCAGGCCCGCTGCAGTGACCCACGCAATGTATGGCAGCAGCAGAACACTCGCCACGCGCGACAACCGCCAGCAATAGAGCATCATGGCGAGGATCGAGATCCACAGCACGATCAGCTCATAAAATGCCCAATCCGGCCGTTGCACGCGAAAGAACAGCAGGCTCCACAAGATGTTGAGAAAAGCGTTCGCGGCGAACAGTCCAATCAGCGTGTCCGAAACCTTGGTGCTGGGCGCGTTTCGCCACGCCGTCACAAAGCTGATGACGGTCAGCGCGAAGACGGTGGTCCAGGCAATCGGGAATGCGAGGCGCGGCGGCGTCCAGTCGGGCTTTTCCAGCCCCTGATACCAAGGTCCCAGATCAGTGATCGTCCCGCCGATTGCGGCCACTACCAGCGCTGCAAGTCCGGCAAGGGTGACTGGCAGTATCCAGCTTCTGCTCATCGTGTGACAGGTCTCAATCCCAACAGATGCGCTGTATCCTTCAGGAAAATGCGCAGATGGGCAAGCGGCTTCGCCCGCACCAGCTTCTTGTTCATATAGGCCTGCCAGGTGAGCTGCTGCACATCCTTGTCGGCGCACATGTCGACGAAGCGCTCGCGCCGTTTGTCACTGGAATACCAGAAATACTGCATCATCCCGAGTACCCAGAACACCCGGCCATGCGCGCGCATGAAAGTCTTGCGCGCCATCTTGAGCGTCGAGGGATTGCCGCTAGCGACAAAGGCGTCAGCCGTCTGCGCGGCAATGCGGCCGCACGTCATCGCGTAGTAAATGCCCTCGCCGGAAGCGGGGGCGACCACGCCCGCGGCATCGCCTGCCACCAGCACATCGCGGCCATTGTCCCAGCGCTTGAGCGGTTTCAAAGGAATAGGCGCACCCTCGCAGCGGACCGTCTCGCAATCCTGCAATCCCATGTCATCGCGCATGGTTTTGACTGCGCCGCGCAGGGAGAAGCCCTTGTTGGCGCTGCCCACACCAATGCTTGACTGGTCTCCATGGGGGAAGACCCAGGCATAGAAATCGGGAGAGAGATGGCCCTGATAAAGCACGTCGCAGCGCGTCCCGTCGAAGCCTTCAGGCGTGCTGGGCGGCGATTTGATCACCTCGTGATAGGCGAAGACGCATTTCATGTTTTCTGCGTTCTCGATGTTCTCGCGCGCCACGGCGGAGCGGGCGCCGTCGCAGCCGACCACCAGTTTTGCGCGAACTTTCTGCATGTCCCCGCCGCGTTCTTCGCGGAAGCAGACGATCGGTCCTTCGCCGTCGTCTCGTTCGATGTGATCGAAAGTGCCCTTGCGCCGTTCTGCTCCGGCAATGCGCGCACGTTCGCGCAGCCATTCGTCGAACACATCCCGATCGACCATGCCGACATAGCCGATCTCTCCCACCGGCATATCCACCGCCCGGTTGGACGGGGCGACCATCCGCGCTGAATTTGCACGTGCTACGAGCAGGCTTTCGGGGACTTCGAATTCTTCCATAAGCCGTGGAGGCACCGCGCCGCCGCAAGGCTTGATCCGCCCTGCCCGGTCGAGCAGCAGCACGCTGCGTCCCGCTTTTGCCAAATCCCAGGCTGCGGTTGCACCCGATGGGCCACCGCCCACCACGACCACGTCATATTGCTTTTCGACCATTATCCCACTCCCACAAGTTCCGCTTGCGCCCTCGTCCGCGTGCTTGCTGCGCGAATGGCGAGGTATGCTGCCACGAGGAACAGCGCCGCCTCCGCAGCGAATATCAATTGGAATGCCGCGCCATCTTGGCCCTGCACACGGCGAGCAATGTCCACGCCGACTGCGCCCAGCAGTCCGCCAGTGCCAAAGGCGATCGCCTGCGATGCGCCCCACACACCCATGCGGATACCCTCGCGCGTGTTCTCTCCAGAACCAGCCAGACCCATCATCGCGCCGATAGAGGCCACTGCGAATACGCCATTGCAAAAGCCCAGCGCGAAGACATTGGCGACTAGCGGCCAGCCCTCACCCACTTGCGCCGCAACTGCCAGTCCGCAGAGCGCGAGCGCGGAGCCCAAGCAGCCGGCAACGATCCATGTGCGCAGCT is drawn from Aurantiacibacter sp. MUD61 and contains these coding sequences:
- the pufB gene encoding light-harvesting antenna LH1, beta subunit, with the translated sequence MSDPDDRFGVRTYLTPEEAKEFHKLFMATFVGFVAIAVVAHALVWAWRPWLA
- the pufA gene encoding light-harvesting antenna LH1, alpha subunit, whose protein sequence is MWRAWMIYNPRTAIVGLHVFLAVLAFTIHFILLSTDTYNWLDGPNAASTAQLTSN
- the pufL gene encoding photosynthetic reaction center subunit L, which gives rise to MALLSFERKYRVRGGTLIGGDMFDFWVGPFYVGLFGVITALFATLGTMLIFYAASQGPTWNPWLISIAPPDLSYGLMMAPLKEGGFWQIITVCALISFVSWALREVEICRKLGMGYHVPVAFGVAILAYFTLVVIRPVLMGGWHFGFPYGIFSHLDWVSNTGYQYLHFHYNPAHMLAVSFFFTTTLALALHGALVLSATNPAAGEEVKTPEYEDTFFRDLIGYSVGTLGIHRVGLLLALNAGFWSAVCIVISGPLWTKGWPEWWTWWLNLPIWS
- the pufM gene encoding photosynthetic reaction center subunit M, with translation MAQYQNIFTQVQLTAAPEMGVPTADSGLHRTKKASFSHWMGLIGQAQIGPIYLGWLGVLSLVLGIIAFEIIGLNMLASVNWDPVMFVRNLFWLSLEPPAPEYGFSLFVPLAEGGWFIYAGACLTLSVILWWVRTYKRAAALGMGKHVCWAFASAIFLFLVLGFFRPMLMGSWAEAVPYGVFPHLDWTAAFSIRYGNLFYNPFHALSIVFLYGSVLLFAMHGATILAVGRYGGEREIEQITDRGTASERAALFWRWTMGWNASMESIHRWAWWFAVLTTLTGGIGILLTGTVVDNWYLWAQQHGYAPAYPDTGVIDPASMGSDG
- the pufC gene encoding photosynthetic reaction center cytochrome PufC; this encodes MASLPLALAACEVAPKTSEQTGFRGSGGNQIYVSDETGMPDVPPPPYELPEDTGGPRASEVYENVQVLGDISADEFNYLMAAITEWVAPDEGCNYCHNPANMASDEIYTKIVARRMIQMNQNINQEYGDHVGQTGVTCYTCHAGNNIPENVWTLPEDGGHPSIAGDLNGQNNPVIGTGYSSLPEHAVARYLLNGDSLDGIRVQSASMHPTDNPVTTMDAESTYSLMVHMSQALGVNCTYCHNTQSFGDWSISGPVRSTAWYGLRMVANSNEEYVTPLTEWFPDNRLGPAGDPYKINCTTCHQGLRRPLGGAQMAQDYPALWNYRGSDGAIAPDMEPDEVETP
- a CDS encoding TspO/MBR family protein; translation: MSRSWILPVTLAGLAALVVAAIGGTITDLGPWYQGLEKPDWTPPRLAFPIAWTTVFALTVISFVTAWRNAPSTKVSDTLIGLFAANAFLNILWSLLFFRVQRPDWAFYELIVLWISILAMMLYCWRLSRVASVLLLPYIAWVTAAGLLNWQIVQLNAPFG
- a CDS encoding geranylgeranyl diphosphate reductase codes for the protein MVEKQYDVVVVGGGPSGATAAWDLAKAGRSVLLLDRAGRIKPCGGAVPPRLMEEFEVPESLLVARANSARMVAPSNRAVDMPVGEIGYVGMVDRDVFDEWLRERARIAGAERRKGTFDHIERDDGEGPIVCFREERGGDMQKVRAKLVVGCDGARSAVARENIENAENMKCVFAYHEVIKSPPSTPEGFDGTRCDVLYQGHLSPDFYAWVFPHGDQSSIGVGSANKGFSLRGAVKTMRDDMGLQDCETVRCEGAPIPLKPLKRWDNGRDVLVAGDAAGVVAPASGEGIYYAMTCGRIAAQTADAFVASGNPSTLKMARKTFMRAHGRVFWVLGMMQYFWYSSDKRRERFVDMCADKDVQQLTWQAYMNKKLVRAKPLAHLRIFLKDTAHLLGLRPVTR